The sequence AGCTTCAGCTGCAGCAATGGTGGGTCTTAAAATGGCTTCCTTCACTTTGGGCGTAGCCGATTTTTGAAGCGCTTGTTCAATAGTTTTTTTAACCTCTTCGGTGTAATTGCCGTACAGCTCAATAAATCCCCGCATTTTGTAGGCAAATTCAGGAATGTAGGCAATAGAAGGATTGTCAAAAGGGATGTCATCTAAAAAATGGGCTGCATAAAACTGTGTAGCATTTTTGTATTTTTGATGTTGGGGATTGTTTTTGTCGTAAGTAGGGTTAATGTAGAGCTTGGCTACGATGCTGGCTAAAACGTCGCTATTTTCTTGTGCGAATTCTTTAAGTTTATTTTCTCTGTTTTGAGTGAGCTGGTCTATACGTTTTTGTATTTGTATTTGAACTTCTTTACGGCGTTCTTCACTAAGCGGCATCCCCGTGGGATCCATACCTTGTGCAGCTTGGTTGGCTTCTTGATACAAAGGTTTCAACCTGCTTTCATAATCTAACAACAAATTATTGAGCTGCTTGTAGGCTTTATTTTCTACCGATTCAGTGAACTCTATGGTGTTTTTAATATCTGAAGCTGTGGCAGTAGCCCTGAACTTTTCTCCACCTAAAATGACTAGACCTGCGTTAGTTTTGGAAATTCCTATGAGATAAAAACCTTTGTGAGGTACTGTACCTTGTAATTTGAATTTACCTTCCTTAATGTCAGAGGTAGCAATAGGTTCATTTTTATCTTCGGTAGGGTCGTAAATGTTGATTTTTGCATTAGGTTCGGCGTTGGTAATTTCTCCTTCTATCAGAAATTCATTTTCTCGGGTTTTTTTTCCGCAAGCTGCCCATAAAAAAACTAAAATGCTTGCCACTGGTATCCATAACGCTTTGTAATTTTTCATATAGATGCAAAACTACAACTTTTTAAATATATTCGCTGACAAGCTATGAAAAGAGATGACTTATATCTACTCGTGCATAGACTTTCAAAACAAGAGCGAACCTATGTCAGTAAACGCCTGTCTACATTTAAGGACAATTCTACCCTAAAAAGCATGTTTGAGGACATTTGTACTTATGATAATCTCTTAAAAGCAGAATTAGATAAAAAAATAGCAGAAAAGTATGCGCATTACAAAGTCAGAAAGAAAGAATTATATTACAAGATACTTGAAATTTTAAGAGATTACCACCCTACTTTACTGCATAAAATTCATTTCTATATATTAGACATCAACTTATTATTTGAAAAAGGGCTCTTTGAAGCTGCTCGCAAACTACTTAAAAAAGCGAAACTGTTAGCAGACCGTAATCAAATTGTACCTTTATATCTTCAACTTTTATACCTAGAGCTGCGCATGAGCTACTATACATACTACGATAATCTAACTCCTGAAATTATTCAACAAATGCAAAAAGATTTTTCAAAGTACTACCACATTCTCAAAGAAGATATTGACCAAGCTTTTTATACCACTCAACAATTAAGAGCTTTTTTTCAAGAAGGCTACATACCTCCCTTACAACCTATAAAACACAAGCTCAATGGGCATCTTGCATATATTCAGCAGCATATTTTACAGGGATTTGCTTACCGTTCTCATTTATTTTTTGAGGAAAGCTACAAATATAGGCTAAAGCTATGGGAATACTTTAATCAACACACTGAACTGATTCTACTGTATCCTGAGTTATACTTGACTGCTATTAACATGGTCATTATAGGCGCAAATGACTTGGGAAAATATGAACAAAGTTTGTCCATCCTGAATCAACTTTCTAACCATCCGATCCAAGCGGATATTGCTCGCATAGAAGTATTCAGAATACAAGCAACTTACTATACGCAAACCTACAACTTTATGGAAAAGTACCACATTGCTTATGAAAATATAGAAAATTACTTAAAAAATCCTTTTTACAACGAAATTCATCAGTGGGATAAGCAACTGCTGCATTTACACTTTGTAGTAGCTTGTTTAGCACAGAAGGATTTTCATAAGACTATTTACTTTTGTCATCAAATACTCAACATTCAAGGTAATATGAACGTGATGAGCTTGGCATTCATTTTTCTTATTATTGCCCATCTTTTGCAAGGTAACACAGACGTTATTCGTGTTATTAAGCAACAGTACAAAGAAGTACGTATTAAAGTACCGTTTTATTCAAAAATTTTAAGAGTTTTATCTTCCTCCAAAAAACTCAATAATAAGCTGCAATTGGTTCTGAGCTACTATGAGTCTTCTTCAATTGAGTCTCGCTTTGTATGGGAAAAATACGTGCGTTTTGAAAAAATAA is a genomic window of Bacteroidia bacterium containing:
- a CDS encoding AhpC/TSA family protein, with the translated sequence MKNYKALWIPVASILVFLWAACGKKTRENEFLIEGEITNAEPNAKINIYDPTEDKNEPIATSDIKEGKFKLQGTVPHKGFYLIGISKTNAGLVILGGEKFRATATASDIKNTIEFTESVENKAYKQLNNLLLDYESRLKPLYQEANQAAQGMDPTGMPLSEERRKEVQIQIQKRIDQLTQNRENKLKEFAQENSDVLASIVAKLYINPTYDKNNPQHQKYKNATQFYAAHFLDDIPFDNPSIAYIPEFAYKMRGFIELYGNYTEEVKKTIEQALQKSATPKVKEAILRPTIAAAEATNEELFFHLADLYQKEFPNSKLIGTLKERVDKLARLKVGAAVPDIELPNPQNQKVKLSSFKGKYVLIDFWASWCNPCRSENPNLKRLYQQYRSKGFEVFGVSIDQKREDWLRAIKEDKITWTQVLDQDSKVAQEFNVKAIPMTFLIDRNGIVIAKNLRGERLEEKLAQLLP